A section of the Cryobacterium soli genome encodes:
- a CDS encoding beta-galactosidase gives MTIWYGGDYNPEQWPTDIWDEDVRLMNRAGVSLATVGVFSWARLEPRPGEYDFAWLDGVLDLLHAHGVRVDLATATASPPPWLALRHPETLPVTEQGVRMSVGSRQQYCPSSPVYRERARELVRRMVERYADHPALELWHVNNEYGCHISHCYCDVSAAAFRDWLRAKYVRIEELNRVWGTAFWSQRYDSFDEVSPPRAAPTFRNPTQLLDYDRFSNDELLACYRSEVAIIRAGSTVPVTTNFMGFFKAVDYWTWAREVDIVSDDTYPDPADPDSPAYAAMVRDLMRSLGDGAPWLLMEQAPGAVNWRRRNAAKSPGQMRAWSYQCVARGADGILFFQWRQSAVGSEKFHSGLVPHGGTDTRVWREVEQLGQELAALSGRTEDAAIAGTRVPSNVAIALDWDSWWALEQPASPTEVSYVRTLFAWHSALTSVGLTVDFVRADADLSGYRLVVVPAHFTATDSQVRNLAAVVQTGTLVVGFGTAITDENLHVRLGGYLGEPLRRALGVWIEEFAPPAAPDLTNLGAGTPPELVLDGEVFGGPAAGRVWAEYVRVEDAETVATFAEGPLNGWPAVTRRATGGGAGWYVATLPDPGALRRLAERIVRDAGLDLPAPAARGDRVETVRRGGYVFVINHGAHEAEILLDGTDALTGARTLGLRLAPQGVAVIRPE, from the coding sequence ATGACGATTTGGTATGGCGGGGACTACAACCCCGAACAGTGGCCGACGGACATCTGGGACGAGGACGTGCGGCTGATGAACCGGGCGGGCGTCTCCCTCGCGACGGTGGGAGTGTTCTCCTGGGCCCGCCTCGAGCCCCGCCCGGGAGAGTACGACTTCGCCTGGCTGGACGGGGTGCTGGACCTGCTGCACGCCCACGGCGTGCGGGTCGACCTGGCCACCGCGACGGCATCGCCGCCGCCCTGGCTTGCCCTGCGGCATCCCGAGACCCTGCCGGTGACCGAGCAAGGCGTGCGGATGTCGGTGGGCAGCCGGCAGCAGTACTGCCCGAGCTCGCCCGTGTACCGGGAGCGAGCCCGAGAACTCGTGCGGCGCATGGTCGAGAGGTACGCCGACCACCCCGCCCTGGAGTTGTGGCACGTCAACAACGAGTACGGCTGCCACATCAGCCACTGCTACTGCGACGTGTCCGCCGCGGCGTTCCGCGACTGGCTGCGCGCGAAGTACGTCCGGATCGAGGAACTGAACCGGGTCTGGGGAACGGCGTTCTGGTCGCAGCGGTACGACTCGTTCGACGAGGTCTCCCCGCCGCGGGCGGCGCCCACTTTCCGCAACCCCACGCAACTGCTCGACTACGACAGGTTCTCCAACGACGAGCTCCTCGCCTGCTACCGGTCGGAAGTGGCGATCATCCGCGCCGGCTCAACGGTTCCCGTCACCACGAACTTCATGGGGTTCTTCAAGGCCGTGGACTATTGGACCTGGGCGCGCGAGGTGGACATCGTCAGCGACGACACCTACCCCGACCCCGCCGACCCCGACTCGCCGGCCTACGCCGCCATGGTCCGCGACCTCATGCGGTCCCTCGGCGACGGGGCGCCGTGGCTGCTGATGGAGCAGGCGCCGGGCGCCGTCAACTGGCGGCGACGGAACGCCGCCAAGTCCCCCGGGCAGATGCGCGCCTGGTCCTACCAGTGCGTGGCCAGGGGCGCCGACGGCATCCTCTTCTTCCAGTGGCGGCAGTCAGCGGTCGGCTCCGAGAAATTCCATTCCGGCCTCGTGCCGCACGGCGGAACCGACACCCGGGTGTGGCGTGAGGTCGAACAGCTGGGCCAGGAACTGGCGGCGCTGTCCGGTCGCACGGAAGACGCGGCCATCGCCGGGACCCGGGTGCCGTCGAACGTGGCCATCGCCCTGGACTGGGACAGCTGGTGGGCCCTCGAACAGCCGGCCTCCCCCACCGAGGTGTCCTATGTCCGGACCCTGTTCGCCTGGCACAGCGCCCTGACCTCGGTGGGGCTCACGGTGGACTTCGTCCGGGCCGATGCCGATCTGTCCGGTTACCGCCTGGTCGTCGTCCCGGCGCACTTCACCGCCACCGACAGTCAGGTGCGGAACCTGGCCGCTGTCGTCCAGACGGGCACCCTCGTCGTGGGGTTCGGCACCGCGATCACGGACGAGAACCTGCACGTACGGCTGGGCGGCTACCTGGGCGAACCGCTGCGGCGGGCCCTCGGTGTGTGGATCGAGGAGTTCGCCCCGCCGGCCGCCCCCGACCTGACCAACCTGGGCGCTGGGACCCCTCCCGAGCTCGTCCTCGACGGCGAGGTCTTCGGCGGCCCGGCGGCCGGCCGGGTCTGGGCCGAGTACGTGCGGGTCGAAGACGCCGAAACCGTCGCGACCTTCGCCGAGGGGCCGTTGAACGGCTGGCCGGCCGTCACCCGGAGGGCAACGGGCGGCGGAGCCGGCTGGTACGTCGCCACCCTCCCCGACCCCGGGGCCCTGCGCCGCCTGGCCGAACGAATCGTCCGGGACGCGGGCCTGGACCTGCCGGCCCCGGCGGCCCGCGGCGACCGGGTGGAAACCGTGCGCCGCGGCGGCTACGTCTTCGTGATCAACCACGGTGCCCACGAGGCCGAAATCCTGCTCGACGGCACCGATGCCCTGACGGGTGCGCGCACGCTCGGGTTGAGGCTGGCCCCTCAGGGAGTGGCCGTCATCCGCCCCGAGTGA
- a CDS encoding carbohydrate ABC transporter permease, whose translation MTSRVSPALVTPGDGDEAVTPGRSRSRYAPGKRRSILLTVLLWLCVLYFVLPLWWLFVSATKNNSALFSTFGMWFGGDFSLWDNLQTLFTVRDGIFLRWMLNTFLYAFVSAAGATLLATMAGYSFAKYDFPGKKVLFSATLGAVMIPLTALALPTYLLFSQAGLTDTPWAVIIPSLVSPFGVYLMRVYAADAIPDGLIEAARVDGAGEFRIFWQVGLRLLGPGLVTVFLFSLVATWNNYFLPLIMLNSSSLYPITVGLAQLQSAASAGGGSQALFSTVITGSFVSILPLVIAFLFLQRYWQSGLASGGVKG comes from the coding sequence ATGACTTCTCGGGTCAGCCCGGCGCTCGTGACCCCCGGCGACGGCGATGAGGCGGTGACCCCGGGCCGCAGCAGGTCCCGGTACGCGCCCGGAAAGCGCCGGAGCATCCTGCTCACGGTTCTGCTCTGGCTGTGCGTGCTCTACTTCGTGCTGCCGCTGTGGTGGCTCTTCGTCTCCGCGACGAAGAACAACTCGGCCCTGTTCTCGACCTTCGGCATGTGGTTCGGCGGCGATTTCTCGCTCTGGGACAACCTGCAGACCCTCTTCACCGTGCGGGACGGGATCTTCCTGCGCTGGATGCTCAACACCTTCCTCTACGCGTTCGTGTCGGCGGCAGGCGCCACCCTCCTGGCCACCATGGCGGGGTACTCGTTCGCGAAATACGACTTCCCGGGCAAGAAGGTGCTCTTCAGCGCCACGCTGGGCGCGGTGATGATCCCGTTGACGGCTCTGGCCCTGCCCACCTACCTGCTGTTCTCGCAGGCCGGGCTCACGGACACCCCGTGGGCTGTCATCATTCCGTCCCTGGTGAGCCCGTTCGGGGTGTACCTCATGCGGGTCTACGCGGCCGACGCGATCCCCGACGGGCTGATCGAGGCTGCGCGGGTCGACGGCGCGGGCGAGTTCCGGATCTTTTGGCAGGTGGGCCTGCGTCTGCTGGGCCCCGGCCTCGTGACGGTGTTCTTGTTCTCCCTCGTGGCGACCTGGAACAACTACTTCCTGCCGCTGATCATGCTCAACAGTTCCAGCCTGTACCCCATCACCGTGGGGCTGGCCCAGTTGCAGTCCGCAGCCTCGGCCGGCGGCGGGTCCCAGGCGTTGTTCTCCACCGTGATCACCGGGTCGTTCGTCTCGATCCTCCCGCTGGTCATCGCTTTCCTGTTCCTCCAGCGGTACTGGCAATCCGGACTCGCCAGCGGCGGGGTGAAAGGCTGA
- a CDS encoding carbohydrate ABC transporter permease, protein MSHSPALTAEHPAGPPLPKRPTSPAKRKQRRAAYLFLLPFFVVFLSMLVVPLVYAGYLSLFESKLIGGEVFAGLANYARALTDPAFLAGLGRVGLFFIIQVPIMLGLALFFALALDSARAHGSKGIRLLIYMPYAVPAVVATLMWGYLYGPDFGPIAQISRAVGLGTPDFLSPESILGSMMNIVTWEFVGYNMIIMYAALRSIPGELYEAAEIDGAGQFRLAWSVKIPAIRPALMLTLIFSVIGSFQLFAEPSLLNAIAPDAITNSFTPNYYAYNLAFINRELNFAAAIAFLLGIVIAIVSYFVQLGGERSERRERKLS, encoded by the coding sequence ATGTCGCACTCCCCCGCGCTCACCGCCGAGCACCCCGCCGGGCCGCCGCTGCCGAAACGTCCGACCAGCCCCGCCAAGCGCAAGCAGCGCCGTGCCGCGTACCTGTTCCTGCTGCCGTTCTTCGTCGTGTTCCTCTCGATGCTCGTCGTGCCGCTCGTCTACGCGGGCTACCTCAGCCTGTTCGAGAGCAAGCTGATCGGCGGGGAGGTCTTCGCGGGCCTGGCCAACTATGCCCGCGCACTCACCGATCCCGCATTCCTGGCGGGCCTCGGCCGGGTCGGCCTGTTCTTCATCATCCAGGTGCCCATCATGCTCGGCCTGGCCCTGTTCTTCGCCCTGGCGCTGGACAGCGCCCGCGCCCACGGGTCCAAGGGCATCCGCCTGCTGATCTACATGCCGTATGCCGTACCGGCGGTCGTCGCGACCCTGATGTGGGGCTACCTATACGGACCGGACTTCGGCCCGATCGCGCAGATCTCCCGGGCGGTCGGGCTGGGAACGCCGGACTTCCTCTCACCGGAGTCGATCCTCGGCTCCATGATGAACATCGTCACGTGGGAATTCGTGGGCTACAACATGATCATCATGTATGCGGCCCTCCGATCCATTCCCGGTGAACTCTATGAGGCCGCCGAGATCGACGGCGCCGGCCAGTTCCGGCTGGCCTGGAGCGTCAAGATCCCGGCCATCAGGCCGGCGCTCATGCTGACCTTGATCTTCTCGGTGATCGGCTCCTTCCAGCTCTTCGCCGAGCCGAGTCTGCTGAACGCCATCGCCCCCGATGCGATCACGAACTCGTTCACCCCGAACTACTACGCGTACAACCTCGCGTTCATCAACCGGGAGCTGAACTTCGCCGCGGCCATCGCCTTCCTGCTCGGAATCGTGATCGCGATCGTGTCGTACTTCGTCCAGCTCGGCGGGGAACGCAGCGAACGACGAGAGAGGAAGCTCTCATGA
- a CDS encoding ABC transporter substrate-binding protein: MNKKARRTAVALVTGAVSIGMLLTGCTPSSSDNASPETVSQDDIDKAMTTPTKLTFWTWVPDIENEVKLFEEKYPDIDVTVENVGQGLPHYQKLRSAIEAGEGAPDVAQIEYQYIPSFVLNDSLLDLTAYGADDLSGDYVDWAWNQVSPGTEVWAIPQDVGPMGNLYRTDILSQAGITDPPATWDDYAAAAKTVKDSTGSYISNLGATQAGQMIGFLWQAGVKPFGYDGKETVSIDVNSDEAKKVADYWTNLIQQDLISTDVDFQDQWYQGLASGKYAGWLTAAWGPIFLQGTAEGTSGAWRAAPLPQWNEGDNVSGNWGGSSDAVLASSKNKIAAYELAKFINNDEASAMKLATEQFLFPPQVSVLEDPAFVDQESEFYGGQKVNQLFAEISQTVDTDFQWLPYMDYVYSTYEETMGTVIAAKGDIAAALDTWQDQLVTYATDQGFTVE; the protein is encoded by the coding sequence ATGAACAAGAAGGCACGGAGAACAGCAGTGGCGCTGGTAACCGGCGCCGTGTCGATCGGGATGCTCCTGACCGGGTGCACGCCCAGTTCCAGCGACAACGCCTCCCCGGAGACGGTCAGCCAGGACGACATCGACAAGGCGATGACCACGCCCACGAAGCTCACGTTCTGGACGTGGGTGCCCGACATCGAGAACGAGGTGAAGCTCTTCGAAGAGAAGTACCCCGACATCGACGTCACGGTCGAGAACGTCGGCCAGGGCCTCCCGCACTACCAAAAGCTCCGCAGCGCCATCGAGGCCGGCGAAGGCGCACCCGATGTCGCACAGATCGAATACCAGTACATCCCGTCGTTCGTGCTGAACGATTCGCTGCTGGACCTGACCGCCTACGGAGCGGACGACCTCTCCGGGGACTACGTCGACTGGGCGTGGAACCAGGTATCCCCGGGCACCGAGGTCTGGGCGATCCCGCAGGACGTCGGACCGATGGGCAACCTGTACCGCACCGACATCCTCAGCCAGGCCGGAATCACCGACCCTCCCGCGACCTGGGACGACTATGCGGCCGCCGCGAAGACCGTCAAGGACTCGACCGGCAGCTACATCTCGAACCTGGGCGCCACCCAGGCGGGCCAGATGATCGGGTTCCTCTGGCAGGCCGGCGTCAAGCCGTTCGGGTATGACGGCAAGGAGACCGTGAGCATCGACGTGAACAGCGACGAGGCCAAGAAAGTGGCGGACTACTGGACGAACCTGATCCAGCAGGACCTGATCTCCACCGACGTCGACTTCCAGGACCAGTGGTACCAGGGCCTGGCCAGCGGCAAGTATGCGGGCTGGCTCACCGCCGCGTGGGGTCCGATCTTCCTGCAGGGCACGGCCGAGGGCACGTCGGGCGCCTGGCGCGCGGCTCCGCTGCCGCAGTGGAATGAGGGCGACAACGTCTCGGGCAACTGGGGAGGTTCGTCCGACGCGGTGCTCGCATCCAGCAAGAACAAGATCGCCGCGTACGAACTCGCCAAGTTCATCAACAACGACGAGGCCTCGGCCATGAAGCTCGCGACCGAACAGTTCCTGTTCCCGCCGCAGGTGTCAGTGCTCGAGGACCCGGCGTTCGTGGACCAGGAGTCGGAGTTCTACGGCGGCCAGAAGGTCAACCAGCTGTTCGCCGAGATCTCGCAGACCGTCGACACGGACTTCCAGTGGCTGCCGTACATGGACTACGTGTACTCGACCTATGAGGAGACCATGGGCACCGTGATCGCCGCCAAGGGTGACATCGCCGCGGCGCTGGACACCTGGCAGGACCAGCTGGTGACCTACGCGACGGACCAGGGTTTCACCGTGGAGTGA
- a CDS encoding beta-galactosidase — MPVHSPSGFLFGVAYYPEYHLTDRVDTDLDLMQQAGVNVIRVGESVWSTWEPRDGEFDLEWLAPVLDGAHRRGIRVILGTPTYAVPPWLQIAHPEIAAERRTGERIPWGARQEVDFSHPDFRRYAERVIRAVVGRYAGHPAVVGFQVDNEPGLELFHNDHVFAEFVRRLRERHGTVQNLNREWGLTYWSHRLDDWSQLWRPDGNSFPQYDLAWRRFQSDLTTEFIAWQAGIVREYSHAGQFVTTCLQYGRPALDDERVNRDLDIVAGNPYYGMQDRLDASLDLSQLTPWTTTGVPALFRQADRMYSSKQGRYLVTETNAQSIGHSETNFPPYPGQLKQAAYTFISRGAAMIEYWHWHTLPYGIETYWGGVLPHSLVPGRVYAEVAEIGGELTSIGTALDGYEPDADVAILWSNPSRYALQFSPPLQVDGRMDPESYEKIVDAFHRGSIEAGRQTRLLHLSQADALGATALAARFPVLIAAGLYVTTDGDLQLLRDYVAAGGHLILGPRTGYADDEARARVEVAPPRLADLAGTRYEEYSNLEAEVAVVQASGTLPLGADAAARLWIDGLIADGSEVLARYDHPRFRDFPAVTSRAVGGGRVTVVGCVPAPGLAAGIVRWAVPRGHAQELAGDTALPVTVSSGALPDGRRAWFVFNWGWEPRAITLAAAVADTVTGELLATGTDVSLAAWSTRTFLSR; from the coding sequence GTGCCCGTGCACTCCCCCAGTGGTTTCCTCTTCGGAGTCGCGTACTACCCGGAATACCACCTCACCGACCGGGTCGACACCGACCTCGACCTGATGCAGCAGGCCGGTGTCAACGTCATCCGCGTCGGCGAATCGGTGTGGTCGACCTGGGAGCCCCGGGACGGCGAATTCGACCTCGAGTGGCTCGCCCCGGTTCTCGACGGCGCCCACCGGCGCGGCATCAGGGTCATCCTCGGCACGCCGACATACGCGGTCCCGCCCTGGTTGCAGATCGCCCACCCCGAGATCGCGGCGGAACGGCGCACGGGCGAGCGCATCCCCTGGGGTGCCCGCCAGGAGGTCGACTTCAGCCACCCCGATTTCCGCCGCTACGCCGAACGGGTTATCCGTGCGGTCGTCGGCCGCTACGCCGGCCATCCTGCCGTCGTCGGTTTCCAGGTCGACAACGAACCAGGGCTCGAGCTCTTCCACAATGACCACGTCTTCGCCGAGTTCGTGCGGCGGTTGCGCGAGCGGCACGGCACCGTGCAGAACCTCAACCGGGAGTGGGGCCTCACCTACTGGTCGCACCGCCTGGACGACTGGTCGCAGCTGTGGCGGCCGGACGGCAACTCGTTTCCGCAGTACGACCTCGCCTGGCGTCGCTTCCAGAGCGACCTGACGACCGAATTCATCGCCTGGCAGGCAGGCATCGTGCGCGAGTACAGCCACGCCGGCCAGTTCGTGACCACCTGCCTGCAGTACGGCCGCCCCGCCCTCGACGACGAACGGGTGAACCGGGACCTCGACATCGTGGCGGGCAATCCCTACTACGGCATGCAGGACCGCCTGGACGCGTCCCTCGACCTGTCACAGCTGACACCCTGGACGACGACCGGGGTCCCCGCGCTGTTCCGGCAGGCCGACCGCATGTACTCCTCGAAACAGGGCCGCTACCTGGTGACCGAGACGAACGCCCAGTCGATCGGGCACTCGGAGACCAACTTCCCGCCCTACCCCGGACAGCTCAAGCAGGCGGCCTACACGTTCATCTCCCGGGGAGCGGCCATGATCGAATACTGGCACTGGCACACGCTGCCCTACGGCATCGAGACCTATTGGGGCGGGGTACTGCCGCACAGCCTCGTGCCCGGACGGGTCTACGCGGAGGTCGCCGAGATCGGCGGGGAACTCACCTCGATCGGCACCGCGCTGGACGGGTACGAGCCGGATGCCGACGTTGCGATCCTCTGGTCGAACCCGAGCCGCTACGCACTCCAATTCAGCCCGCCGCTGCAGGTCGACGGCCGTATGGACCCGGAGTCGTACGAGAAGATCGTCGACGCGTTCCACCGGGGCTCGATCGAGGCCGGCCGCCAGACCCGCCTGCTGCACCTTTCCCAGGCGGACGCCCTCGGCGCGACAGCCCTCGCCGCGCGGTTTCCGGTTCTCATCGCCGCGGGTCTGTACGTCACGACGGATGGCGACCTCCAGCTGCTGCGTGACTACGTCGCCGCCGGCGGGCATCTGATCCTCGGCCCGCGCACTGGATACGCGGACGATGAGGCGCGCGCCCGGGTGGAGGTCGCCCCGCCGCGGCTCGCGGACTTGGCCGGAACCCGCTACGAGGAGTACTCCAACCTCGAGGCTGAGGTCGCGGTCGTCCAGGCATCCGGCACGCTGCCCCTGGGCGCCGACGCCGCCGCGAGGCTGTGGATCGACGGCCTTATCGCGGACGGCTCCGAGGTCCTCGCCCGGTACGACCACCCGCGGTTCCGCGACTTCCCGGCCGTCACGAGCCGCGCGGTGGGCGGGGGCCGGGTGACCGTCGTCGGGTGTGTGCCCGCGCCGGGCCTTGCCGCCGGCATCGTCCGCTGGGCCGTGCCCAGGGGCCATGCGCAGGAGCTCGCGGGTGACACCGCGCTGCCCGTGACGGTTTCCTCCGGGGCGCTCCCGGACGGTCGGCGGGCCTGGTTCGTCTTCAACTGGGGATGGGAACCGCGGGCGATCACGCTTGCGGCCGCTGTCGCCGACACCGTCACCGGGGAACTGCTGGCGACGGGCACAGATGTCTCACTGGCCGCGTGGTCGACGCGGACCTTCCTCAGCCGGTGA
- a CDS encoding LacI family DNA-binding transcriptional regulator, producing the protein MGASADPLGTTRATPTVKAATIYDVAQAAGVSHQTVSRFLKGFEGIRPETRDRVVQALDELGYRPNLTARSLKSGRSHRIGALTHEISQVGPSRIVEGASLAAREAGYVLDIVSLDTRNPRAVDEALALITQHDLAGVLALAVTDEMTRAFEATAFRVPAYVASESDGALDDPRGVLSRVGIPALVAHLARLGHRRLVHVAGPSVWSAARNRIHAYEGAVEAQGLHSAGILHGDWSAASGYRAIMDLADLPEATGYVVANDQMALGAMLALKERGLRIPDDVSVVGVDDIPEAAYFDPPLTTLRNDFECQGRAAVFQLLARIERTATSPVAVPPPRLVARRSSGPVPPGGP; encoded by the coding sequence ATGGGCGCCAGCGCAGATCCGCTCGGCACCACCCGCGCCACGCCGACGGTGAAGGCCGCGACAATCTACGACGTCGCCCAGGCAGCCGGGGTGTCCCACCAGACCGTGAGCCGGTTCCTCAAGGGCTTCGAAGGGATCCGCCCCGAGACCAGGGACCGGGTGGTGCAGGCGCTCGACGAGCTCGGCTACCGGCCCAACCTCACCGCTCGCAGCCTCAAGTCGGGCCGCTCGCACCGCATCGGCGCGCTGACCCACGAGATCTCCCAGGTCGGCCCGAGCCGGATCGTCGAGGGCGCCAGCCTCGCGGCGCGCGAGGCCGGCTACGTCCTGGACATCGTGTCTCTGGACACCCGCAATCCACGTGCCGTGGATGAGGCCCTCGCGCTCATCACCCAGCACGACCTGGCCGGGGTCCTGGCGCTCGCGGTCACCGATGAGATGACGAGAGCCTTCGAAGCCACGGCCTTCCGCGTCCCCGCGTACGTTGCCAGCGAATCCGACGGCGCCCTGGACGATCCGCGGGGCGTGCTCTCGAGGGTCGGAATTCCCGCCCTCGTGGCGCACCTCGCCCGGCTGGGCCATCGCCGTCTGGTGCATGTGGCCGGGCCCAGCGTCTGGTCGGCCGCGCGCAACCGCATCCACGCGTATGAAGGCGCGGTCGAGGCCCAGGGGCTGCACTCGGCCGGCATCCTGCACGGCGACTGGTCGGCGGCATCCGGATACCGGGCGATCATGGACCTCGCCGACCTGCCGGAGGCGACGGGCTACGTCGTCGCGAACGACCAGATGGCCCTGGGCGCGATGCTGGCCCTCAAGGAGCGCGGCCTTCGCATTCCGGACGACGTCAGCGTCGTGGGCGTGGACGATATCCCCGAGGCCGCGTACTTCGACCCGCCGCTCACGACCCTGCGGAACGATTTCGAGTGCCAGGGCAGGGCCGCCGTGTTCCAGCTGTTGGCGCGGATCGAGCGCACCGCCACGTCACCCGTCGCTGTGCCGCCGCCGAGGCTTGTCGCGCGGCGCTCCTCGGGGCCGGTGCCACCGGGCGGCCCGTGA
- a CDS encoding M20/M25/M40 family metallo-hydrolase, producing MTASASTPRSAESLDLTAEIARDLIRFDTTNYGEGRSNGETDAAEYVAEKLRDLGLTPELIDSEPGRTSVVARVPGRDRSKSALVVHGHLDVVPADPANWSVDPFGGEIKDGMLWGRGAVDMKNMDAMILASLQDVLADGGAPERDLVIAFFADEEAGGVLGSHHLVDTRPELFAGATEAISEVGGYSITLGGQRAYLLQTGEKALIWIKLVAHGPAAHGSRLIHDNAITRLAEAVAKVGRRDWPIRLTDTTRQLLGEIARILGVDPQATGPDQLALATGTASGFIQASLRTTTNPTVLQAGYKHNVIPDRAEALIDIRALPGEEDAVLAELADLVGPDIEIITIHRDVGLETDFSGPLIDKIVQTLGTHDPGAPVLPYLLPAGTDNKALSMLGIKGYGFAPLKLPADLDFPAMFHGVDERVPLDALVFGRTVLTDLLSTY from the coding sequence ATGACAGCATCCGCCAGCACACCCCGGTCGGCCGAATCGCTCGACCTGACCGCCGAGATCGCCCGCGACCTGATCCGGTTCGACACCACGAATTACGGCGAGGGCCGGTCCAACGGCGAAACGGATGCGGCGGAATACGTGGCCGAGAAGCTACGGGACCTGGGCCTGACTCCGGAGCTGATCGACTCGGAGCCCGGCCGCACGAGTGTGGTCGCCCGGGTGCCCGGACGCGACCGGTCCAAGAGCGCCCTCGTGGTGCACGGCCACCTCGACGTAGTGCCCGCCGACCCGGCGAACTGGTCGGTGGACCCGTTCGGCGGCGAGATCAAGGACGGCATGTTGTGGGGCCGTGGCGCCGTGGACATGAAGAACATGGATGCGATGATCCTGGCCTCGCTGCAGGACGTGCTCGCTGACGGCGGTGCGCCGGAGCGCGACCTCGTCATCGCGTTCTTCGCCGACGAAGAAGCCGGCGGGGTGCTGGGCTCGCACCACCTCGTGGACACCCGGCCGGAGCTCTTCGCGGGAGCCACAGAGGCCATCAGTGAGGTCGGCGGGTATTCCATCACCCTCGGCGGCCAGCGCGCCTACCTGCTGCAAACGGGTGAGAAAGCTCTCATCTGGATCAAGCTCGTCGCGCACGGTCCGGCGGCACACGGATCCCGACTCATCCACGACAACGCCATCACCCGGCTGGCCGAAGCCGTGGCGAAGGTGGGCCGGCGGGACTGGCCGATCCGGCTCACCGACACGACCCGGCAGCTCCTCGGGGAGATCGCCCGCATCCTCGGCGTCGACCCGCAGGCCACCGGGCCGGATCAACTCGCGCTGGCCACGGGGACCGCCTCCGGTTTCATCCAGGCGAGCCTGCGCACCACGACCAATCCCACGGTTCTCCAGGCCGGTTACAAGCACAATGTGATCCCGGACCGCGCAGAAGCGCTCATCGACATCCGGGCCCTGCCGGGGGAGGAGGACGCGGTTCTGGCCGAACTCGCGGACCTCGTCGGGCCCGACATCGAAATCATCACCATCCACCGCGACGTGGGCCTGGAGACGGACTTCTCCGGCCCGCTCATCGACAAGATCGTACAGACGCTGGGCACCCACGACCCCGGCGCTCCCGTGCTGCCGTACCTGCTGCCGGCGGGGACGGACAACAAGGCCCTGAGCATGCTGGGCATCAAAGGATACGGCTTCGCGCCGCTCAAGCTCCCGGCGGATTTGGATTTTCCGGCGATGTTCCACGGCGTTGATGAGCGCGTACCGCTGGACGCATTAGTGTTTGGCAGAACGGTTTTGACCGATCTGCTGTCGACGTACTAG
- a CDS encoding undecaprenyl-diphosphate phosphatase: MDFINAVILGLVQGLTEFLPVSSSAHISIVGQFLGTGEDPGARFTAITQIGTEAAVVIFFWRDIVRIIGQWAKSLVGKVPRSDADARMGWLIILGTLPIVVLGLLFQDQIETSLRNLWVTAIMLIAFGVLLGVADYVGAKRRKLGDLTVGHGIIFGFAQALALIPGVSRSGGTITAGLFLGYERAAAARYAFLLAIPAVLGSGFYQVYKSIKEPCVAAAATCTPELFGPWETLVATVVAFVVALFVIGFFMNYISKRSFLPFVVYRIALGIVVMILLGTNTITA, translated from the coding sequence GTGGACTTCATCAACGCTGTCATCCTCGGCTTGGTCCAGGGGCTGACCGAATTCCTGCCGGTCTCCTCCAGCGCCCACATCAGCATCGTGGGCCAGTTCCTCGGCACCGGTGAAGACCCCGGGGCACGCTTCACGGCCATCACCCAGATCGGCACGGAAGCCGCCGTGGTGATCTTCTTCTGGCGCGACATCGTGCGCATCATCGGTCAGTGGGCCAAGTCGTTGGTCGGTAAAGTACCGCGCAGCGATGCGGATGCCCGGATGGGCTGGCTGATCATCCTCGGCACCCTGCCCATCGTCGTGCTCGGGCTGCTCTTCCAGGACCAGATCGAGACGAGCCTGCGCAACCTCTGGGTCACCGCGATCATGCTGATCGCGTTCGGTGTGCTGCTCGGCGTCGCCGACTACGTCGGTGCCAAGCGCCGCAAGCTCGGCGACCTCACGGTGGGCCACGGCATCATCTTCGGCTTCGCGCAGGCGCTGGCTCTGATCCCGGGCGTCTCCCGCTCGGGTGGCACCATCACCGCCGGCCTGTTCCTCGGCTACGAGCGGGCCGCCGCCGCACGGTACGCGTTCCTGCTCGCGATCCCCGCCGTGCTCGGTAGCGGCTTCTACCAGGTGTACAAGTCGATCAAGGAGCCCTGCGTCGCCGCGGCGGCCACCTGCACGCCCGAGCTGTTCGGCCCGTGGGAAACCCTGGTCGCCACCGTCGTGGCCTTCGTGGTGGCGTTGTTCGTCATCGGCTTCTTCATGAACTACATCTCCAAGCGCAGCTTCCTGCCGTTCGTGGTCTACCGCATCGCACTGGGCATCGTCGTGATGATCCTGCTCGGCACGAACACCATCACCGCCTAG